The Saccharomonospora cyanea NA-134 genome includes a region encoding these proteins:
- a CDS encoding ABC transporter ATP-binding protein, which produces MITAHHVSFAYDGTLVLDDVRVTVRPGRFVGLIGPNGSGKTTLLRTLYAALTPRAGLVSLDDAAVATLPQRELARRLAVVVQEDSTEVPLTVAETVLMGRSPHLTAFQRYSRADHRIAAAALSRVGARHLADRLFIGLSGGERQRVLIARALAQQADHLLLDEPTNHLDIRYQHEVLQLVRTLSVTTIVVLHDLNLAARYCDELVLLDHGRVRATGTPDEVLCPEVLEPVYHIGVRRVFADGDLQLLFRPLGHADDAPPGDASS; this is translated from the coding sequence ATGATCACCGCTCACCACGTCTCGTTCGCCTACGACGGCACACTCGTCCTCGACGACGTGCGGGTGACAGTCCGCCCCGGTCGGTTCGTGGGGCTGATCGGGCCGAACGGCAGCGGCAAGACCACCCTGCTGCGCACCCTCTACGCCGCACTCACTCCACGTGCCGGACTCGTCAGCCTCGACGACGCCGCCGTGGCGACCCTGCCCCAGCGGGAACTGGCCCGACGACTCGCTGTCGTCGTGCAGGAGGACTCCACCGAAGTCCCGCTGACGGTGGCCGAGACAGTCCTCATGGGACGCTCACCGCACCTGACGGCCTTCCAGCGCTACTCCAGGGCGGACCACCGGATCGCCGCGGCCGCGCTGAGCAGGGTCGGTGCCCGCCACCTGGCCGACCGCCTCTTCATCGGGCTGTCGGGAGGTGAGAGGCAGCGGGTACTGATCGCGCGAGCACTCGCGCAACAAGCCGACCACCTGCTTCTGGACGAGCCCACCAACCATCTCGACATCCGGTACCAGCACGAGGTACTTCAGCTTGTGCGCACTCTCTCGGTGACCACGATCGTCGTTCTCCACGACCTCAATCTCGCCGCCCGGTACTGCGACGAACTGGTCCTGCTCGACCACGGCAGAGTGCGAGCGACCGGCACACCGGACGAGGTGCTGTGCCCGGAGGTCCTCGAACCCGTGTACCACATCGGTGTGCGGCGCGTATTCGCCGACGGTGACCTGCAACTGCTGTTCCGCCCGCTCGGACACGCCGACGACGCCCCACCCGGTGACGCGTCCTCGTAG
- a CDS encoding ESX secretion-associated protein EspG has protein sequence MTVTAHQGVSIGLLELDLLATYAGTRPPFPLRAPSFGRIEDERRTLLASAGRTLAERGLAREHGPVGVAAELVTALREYRSAVDLVVVAGGTVTGVVAMSYGPRAVVCRQSIGGTPGPVSVERIATDSLSDEVIGHIPKVEAAPTMPITLPPGVVGDATRLLENTAGAVAPRERVRALVRERGGNADAVDMLVSLLPSLVGRGQLGAVVRRAGGVVERPLELSWLDSPRGRVRVSRDGNGWTSVNPLRHSDLVRFVRDATASANG, from the coding sequence ATGACGGTCACGGCCCACCAGGGTGTGAGCATCGGCTTGCTGGAGCTGGACCTCCTCGCCACCTACGCGGGCACGCGCCCGCCGTTCCCACTGAGGGCGCCGTCGTTCGGCCGGATCGAGGACGAGCGCAGAACCCTGCTGGCCTCGGCGGGCCGCACTCTGGCCGAGAGAGGACTCGCCAGGGAGCACGGGCCGGTGGGGGTCGCGGCGGAGCTGGTCACCGCACTACGCGAGTACCGGAGCGCGGTCGACCTCGTCGTGGTCGCCGGTGGCACGGTCACCGGCGTCGTGGCCATGAGCTACGGTCCCCGAGCCGTGGTGTGCCGCCAGTCGATCGGCGGGACCCCCGGGCCGGTCAGCGTCGAGCGGATCGCCACGGACTCATTGTCCGATGAGGTCATCGGTCACATCCCGAAGGTCGAGGCCGCGCCCACGATGCCGATCACCCTGCCTCCGGGGGTCGTCGGGGACGCCACCCGATTGCTCGAGAACACAGCCGGTGCCGTGGCTCCCCGGGAACGAGTGCGCGCACTGGTCCGGGAACGTGGGGGAAACGCCGACGCCGTCGACATGCTCGTCAGCCTGTTGCCGTCCCTGGTGGGACGTGGGCAGCTCGGTGCCGTCGTCCGGCGCGCGGGCGGCGTGGTCGAACGCCCCCTCGAACTGTCGTGGCTGGACAGTCCACGTGGTCGGGTGCGGGTGAGCAGGGACGGCAACGGTTGGACGAGCGTCAACCCCCTGCGGCACAGCGATCTCGTCCGGTTCGTACGGGACGCGACAGCGTCGGCGAACGGCTGA
- a CDS encoding WXG100 family type VII secretion target: MTSPTTRPHARSQDGAGQGHPDGPRLTGDSEQTAADISAALSQLRLLRDTVGNKEWLSAELADGSAAPLGTLSSTASPLAALSDAGCGFLHPMISFLEEPLGQLRGEPDAVSGPAGQHDTASRQAASVADDYLSTVDRETSEWSGDAKTNYLQTATKLTDGVLSIAETAGTNAKAMIAAGEVVAQAIERITEEITKAVGRIVPIMTEAIAAAPLTGGASIAKAIPECVAIAAEHGGVIAAQLAALLASGDNLVKLIEGAVGALKVVREGLKVIGDLAGGDSPGAASAVSAGSDPDGESSGMRGPQGERETSKSEHGKQLDSDDPDNNPGELDDPLAGEWIPIRGNEEV; this comes from the coding sequence ATGACCTCGCCGACGACGCGACCACACGCCCGGTCCCAGGACGGCGCGGGGCAGGGCCACCCCGACGGTCCGCGGCTCACCGGTGACTCCGAGCAGACCGCGGCGGACATCAGCGCGGCGCTGTCGCAGCTACGACTCCTCCGAGACACCGTCGGCAACAAGGAGTGGCTGTCGGCCGAACTCGCGGACGGGTCCGCCGCTCCGCTCGGCACGCTCTCCTCCACGGCCAGCCCACTGGCCGCCCTCTCCGATGCGGGCTGTGGCTTCCTCCACCCGATGATCTCGTTCCTCGAGGAACCGCTCGGCCAGTTGCGCGGTGAGCCGGACGCGGTGTCGGGGCCTGCCGGCCAGCACGACACGGCCTCACGGCAAGCGGCGTCCGTCGCCGACGACTACCTGTCTACTGTGGACAGGGAGACGAGCGAGTGGTCGGGTGACGCCAAGACGAACTACCTGCAGACCGCCACGAAGCTCACCGACGGGGTGCTGTCGATCGCGGAGACGGCGGGTACCAACGCGAAGGCGATGATCGCCGCGGGCGAGGTGGTCGCACAGGCCATCGAAAGGATCACCGAGGAGATCACCAAGGCCGTGGGCAGGATCGTCCCGATCATGACCGAGGCGATCGCCGCGGCGCCCCTGACCGGTGGGGCGAGCATCGCGAAAGCGATCCCGGAATGCGTGGCCATCGCAGCCGAGCACGGCGGGGTGATCGCGGCGCAGCTGGCGGCGCTGCTCGCCAGCGGCGACAACCTGGTGAAGCTGATCGAGGGCGCGGTCGGTGCCCTCAAGGTCGTCCGGGAAGGGCTCAAGGTCATCGGCGACCTCGCCGGCGGCGACTCGCCCGGTGCCGCCTCCGCGGTGTCCGCCGGGTCGGACCCGGACGGTGAGTCCAGCGGTATGCGCGGACCCCAAGGTGAGCGTGAGACGTCGAAGAGCGAGCACGGCAAGCAGCTGGACAGCGACGACCCGGACAACAACCCCGGCGAGCTGGACGACCCGCTGGCAGGTGAGTGGATTCCGATCAGGGGGAACGAGGAGGTCTGA
- a CDS encoding Fur family transcriptional regulator, translating to MTAHARALGMRPQEAIDAVLGLLRARGQRITGARSAVIEALARIGGHPGAEEILRWVREHHPTVHRATVYRTLDTLSELGVVTHVRIGDGASTYHLALNPARPAHLHAKCRDCGRIVDLPGDLLNPVVERLARDGEFELDPAHIALSGRCVGCRGTAR from the coding sequence ATGACTGCCCACGCTCGCGCTCTGGGGATGCGCCCCCAGGAGGCCATCGACGCCGTGCTCGGCCTGCTCCGGGCCCGGGGACAGCGGATCACCGGGGCCCGCAGCGCCGTCATCGAGGCCCTCGCCCGCATCGGCGGCCATCCGGGCGCGGAGGAAATCCTGCGGTGGGTGCGCGAGCACCACCCCACCGTTCACCGCGCCACCGTGTACCGGACCCTGGACACGTTGTCCGAACTCGGCGTGGTCACCCACGTCCGCATCGGGGACGGGGCGAGCACCTATCACCTCGCGCTGAACCCGGCCCGTCCCGCGCACCTGCACGCGAAGTGCCGCGACTGCGGCCGGATCGTCGACCTCCCCGGCGACCTGCTCAACCCCGTGGTCGAGCGGCTCGCGCGCGACGGTGAGTTCGAACTCGACCCCGCTCACATCGCCCTGTCGGGGCGTTGCGTGGGGTGTCGCGGCACGGCCCGCTGA
- a CDS encoding type VII secretion target → MTTPRSYTVEPEQLRAHAGRLAAHADALSSAGSALPGEMSASSLGAFAQFITAGIGAAMAETMDAFAEAADTLDKVGDGMRRAADRYSDTDDEHATGLTDIGAGLEEGVR, encoded by the coding sequence ATGACCACGCCGCGGTCGTACACCGTCGAACCAGAGCAGCTGCGCGCGCACGCGGGCAGGCTCGCCGCGCACGCCGATGCGTTGTCCTCGGCCGGCTCGGCACTTCCGGGCGAGATGAGCGCTTCCTCGCTGGGGGCGTTCGCACAGTTCATCACGGCGGGGATCGGCGCGGCGATGGCGGAGACGATGGACGCCTTCGCCGAGGCCGCGGACACACTGGACAAGGTCGGTGACGGGATGCGGCGAGCCGCCGACCGGTACTCCGACACCGACGACGAGCACGCCACCGGTCTCACCGACATCGGGGCCGGCCTGGAGGAGGGCGTCCGATGA
- a CDS encoding FecCD family ABC transporter permease: MTATTRTDAHDRSPTDDLGRSARRRHGRLWISGLGLALASTVVLAVGIGAIGLSPSTVVQIIGHHTFGTPAQWSWTAPQDAIVWQVRLPRVLLGAAVGAALAVCGVALQAMVRNLLADPYLLGITSGASTGAAGAILFGFGAGLGENALSTSAFLGALAASVVVFAVARAGGRITSLRLLTAGVAVGYALYAATGFLIFASDSAEGSRSVLFWLLGSLGLARWGVPLVSVLVVVCATVAVLTLGSRHLDALAVGDETAHTLGVSPTRLRVRLLVLVSLCVGAVVAASGGIGFVGLVVPHLARRFVGAAHGRVVPVAALLGAVFLVWADVLARVSLYPRELPIGIVTAIVGAPFLLLLVRRFHAAST; this comes from the coding sequence TTGACCGCGACCACGCGGACCGACGCCCACGACCGTTCACCGACCGACGACCTCGGTCGGAGTGCCCGGCGACGCCACGGCCGGCTCTGGATCAGCGGTCTCGGCCTCGCCCTGGCCTCCACGGTCGTCCTCGCGGTCGGCATCGGCGCGATCGGCCTGTCGCCGTCAACCGTGGTCCAGATCATCGGTCACCACACGTTCGGCACGCCCGCGCAGTGGAGCTGGACCGCCCCGCAGGACGCCATCGTCTGGCAGGTGCGGCTGCCCCGCGTGCTCCTCGGCGCCGCGGTCGGAGCCGCGCTCGCGGTGTGCGGCGTCGCACTCCAGGCGATGGTGCGCAACCTGCTCGCCGACCCCTACCTGCTCGGCATCACGTCCGGAGCATCGACCGGCGCGGCCGGAGCCATCCTTTTCGGTTTCGGAGCGGGGCTCGGGGAGAACGCCCTGTCCACGAGCGCGTTCCTCGGCGCGCTCGCCGCGTCCGTCGTGGTCTTCGCCGTCGCGCGGGCAGGCGGCCGGATCACCTCACTGCGGCTGCTGACGGCCGGGGTCGCCGTCGGCTACGCGCTCTACGCCGCCACCGGGTTCCTGATCTTCGCCTCCGACTCCGCCGAAGGCTCGCGCTCCGTCCTGTTCTGGTTGCTGGGTTCCCTCGGCCTCGCCCGGTGGGGCGTGCCGCTGGTGTCCGTGCTGGTGGTCGTCTGCGCCACCGTGGCCGTACTGACCCTGGGGAGCCGGCACCTCGACGCTCTCGCGGTCGGTGACGAGACCGCACACACCCTGGGTGTCTCACCGACCCGGTTGCGGGTGCGGCTGCTCGTTCTGGTCTCGCTCTGCGTGGGGGCCGTCGTGGCCGCGTCCGGCGGTATCGGCTTCGTGGGCTTGGTGGTCCCCCACCTGGCGCGGCGTTTCGTCGGAGCAGCACACGGCCGGGTCGTTCCCGTGGCCGCGCTCCTCGGGGCCGTCTTCCTCGTCTGGGCGGACGTCCTGGCACGGGTGTCGCTGTACCCCCGGGAGTTGCCCATCGGCATCGTCACCGCCATCGTGGGCGCTCCGTTCCTTCTCCTCCTCGTCCGCCGCTTCCACGCCGCGAGCACCTGA
- a CDS encoding ethanolamine ammonia-lyase subunit EutB, whose amino-acid sequence MYSQQIRGINHTFPSLVEVMAKATPRRSGDELAGCAAESDRERAAAQWVLADIPLTTFLNDALIPYEDDEVTRLIIDGHDAAAFEPVSHLTVGGFRDWLLATAAREGGGTALSALAAGLTPEMVAAVSKVMRNQDLIAVSHAVTNTSAFRTTIGLPGRLSTRLQPNHPTDDPRGIAAAVLDGLLLGCGDAVIGVNPAGDAPRRTADLLRLLDEIRERYRVPTQSCVLTHVTTTIDLIDEGVPVDLVFQSIAGTEAANRGFGISLDLLTQAHDAGRSLRRGTVGNNVMYFETGQGSALSAGAHLGAGGRPVDQQTLEARTYAVARAFEPLLVNTVVGFIGPEYLYDAKQIIRAGLEDRFCGALLGLPLGVDVCYTNHAVADQDDMDVLLTLLAAAGCAFVITVPGADDVMLGYQSLAFHDALYARRLLGLRPAPEFERWLRGLGLADDLGRVLPTTLDASPLRELVSGL is encoded by the coding sequence GTGTACAGCCAGCAGATCCGAGGGATCAACCACACGTTCCCCAGCCTGGTCGAGGTGATGGCGAAAGCCACGCCCCGGCGGTCGGGCGACGAACTCGCCGGTTGCGCCGCGGAATCGGATCGTGAGCGCGCCGCCGCGCAATGGGTGCTCGCGGACATTCCGTTGACCACTTTCCTGAACGACGCCCTGATCCCCTATGAGGACGACGAGGTCACCCGGCTGATCATCGACGGTCACGACGCGGCGGCGTTCGAGCCCGTGTCACACCTGACCGTCGGAGGGTTCCGGGACTGGCTGCTCGCCACCGCCGCGCGCGAGGGCGGGGGCACGGCACTGTCGGCGCTCGCCGCGGGCCTGACACCGGAAATGGTCGCCGCGGTCTCCAAGGTGATGCGCAACCAGGACCTCATCGCCGTGTCCCACGCCGTCACCAACACGTCCGCGTTCCGCACGACCATCGGCCTTCCGGGCAGGCTGAGTACCCGGCTGCAACCGAACCATCCGACCGACGATCCGCGTGGAATCGCCGCCGCGGTACTCGACGGGCTGCTCCTGGGATGCGGTGACGCGGTCATCGGGGTCAACCCGGCCGGTGATGCTCCCCGCCGCACGGCCGACCTGCTGCGCCTGCTCGACGAGATCCGCGAACGGTACCGGGTTCCCACGCAGTCCTGCGTGCTGACGCATGTCACCACCACGATCGACCTGATCGACGAGGGCGTTCCGGTGGACCTGGTGTTCCAGTCGATCGCCGGGACCGAGGCCGCGAACCGCGGTTTCGGCATCTCCCTCGACCTGCTGACCCAGGCCCACGACGCGGGCCGCTCGCTGCGGCGCGGGACGGTCGGGAACAACGTGATGTACTTCGAGACCGGGCAGGGCTCGGCACTGTCCGCCGGGGCCCACCTCGGTGCCGGTGGCAGGCCCGTCGACCAGCAGACGTTGGAAGCCCGGACCTACGCGGTCGCCCGAGCCTTCGAACCACTGCTGGTGAACACCGTCGTGGGGTTCATCGGGCCGGAGTACCTCTACGACGCCAAGCAGATCATCCGAGCCGGGTTGGAGGACCGGTTCTGCGGCGCGCTGCTCGGCCTGCCGCTGGGGGTGGACGTCTGCTACACCAACCACGCCGTCGCCGACCAGGACGACATGGACGTCCTGCTGACGCTGCTCGCGGCGGCGGGCTGCGCGTTCGTCATCACCGTGCCCGGTGCCGACGACGTGATGCTGGGGTACCAGAGCCTGGCCTTCCACGACGCGCTCTACGCTCGCCGGTTGCTGGGACTGCGCCCCGCACCGGAGTTCGAACGGTGGCTGCGAGGTCTGGGCCTGGCCGACGACCTCGGCAGGGTGCTTCCGACCACGTTGGACGCCTCACCCCTGCGAGAGCTGGTGAGCGGGCTGTGA
- a CDS encoding ABC transporter substrate-binding protein: protein MTITNCGVDVTFETPPERVVLLESAPVPTMRALGVLDSVVLRAGAFPPEYYDAGTNAAIQAVPSLGEDLDPSGHLRLSTEVIIEQQPDLVLGLPDGVSREALADVGIRALVHPTMCPSGVEATTFDDVYDQVTAYGRLFDRRSEAAELVTSLQERVSAVEEAVAGEPARTAAVLYPTVGGGPVYAYGNESMAHPQLETAGFTNVYADVDERVFEVTVEDLIGRNPDVLVLLHSDGDPGAVRDAVADLPGAGALKAVRDGAVLVQLFNFAEPPTPLSVDGLERIHATFGAGS from the coding sequence GTGACCATCACCAACTGCGGTGTCGACGTCACCTTCGAGACGCCTCCCGAGCGGGTCGTCCTGCTGGAGAGTGCACCGGTCCCCACGATGCGGGCACTCGGGGTGCTGGACTCGGTGGTGTTACGCGCGGGTGCGTTCCCACCCGAGTACTACGACGCCGGGACCAACGCGGCCATCCAGGCCGTTCCCTCCCTCGGCGAGGACCTGGACCCGAGCGGGCACCTGCGACTCTCCACGGAAGTGATCATCGAGCAGCAGCCCGACCTGGTTCTCGGACTGCCCGACGGGGTCTCCCGCGAAGCGCTCGCCGACGTGGGCATCAGGGCGCTGGTACACCCCACCATGTGCCCGTCGGGCGTGGAGGCCACCACGTTCGACGACGTCTACGACCAGGTCACCGCCTACGGTCGGCTCTTCGACCGGCGATCCGAGGCAGCGGAGCTGGTGACGTCGTTGCAGGAACGGGTCTCGGCCGTGGAGGAAGCCGTGGCCGGCGAACCCGCGCGAACAGCGGCGGTGCTGTACCCGACGGTCGGCGGCGGGCCCGTCTACGCCTACGGCAACGAGAGCATGGCGCATCCGCAACTCGAGACCGCCGGGTTCACCAACGTCTACGCCGACGTCGACGAACGAGTCTTCGAGGTGACGGTGGAGGACCTGATCGGCAGGAACCCGGATGTGCTGGTGTTGCTCCACAGCGACGGCGATCCCGGTGCGGTGAGGGACGCGGTGGCCGACCTTCCCGGCGCCGGAGCACTCAAGGCGGTGCGCGACGGCGCCGTCCTCGTACAGCTTTTCAACTTCGCCGAGCCTCCCACCCCACTGTCGGTGGACGGTCTGGAGCGAATCCACGCGACCTTCGGTGCCGGATCATGA
- a CDS encoding YbaB/EbfC family nucleoid-associated protein, producing MDAAQWLADYRDRLERIAHGARQAQENLRQVGATASSPRGEVTVSVNATGALEDVKLTPMARKLEAHALAELIVATAREAQRLASGRMAEVMAGYLGDGPALAEITQHLPSEVRR from the coding sequence ATGGACGCAGCACAGTGGCTGGCCGACTACCGCGACAGGCTGGAGCGGATCGCGCACGGCGCGCGCCAAGCGCAGGAGAACCTACGGCAGGTCGGCGCGACGGCGAGCTCACCGCGGGGTGAGGTGACGGTGTCGGTGAACGCCACCGGCGCGCTCGAGGACGTCAAGCTGACGCCCATGGCGCGCAAACTCGAAGCCCACGCGCTGGCTGAACTGATCGTCGCCACCGCGCGCGAGGCCCAGCGACTCGCCTCCGGGCGGATGGCCGAGGTGATGGCGGGCTACCTCGGCGACGGCCCCGCGCTCGCGGAGATCACGCAGCATCTGCCCTCGGAGGTCCGGCGATGA